One region of Lathamus discolor isolate bLatDis1 chromosome 2, bLatDis1.hap1, whole genome shotgun sequence genomic DNA includes:
- the HHATL gene encoding protein-cysteine N-palmitoyltransferase HHAT-like protein has translation MGVKAVLPNYELGFYALTVTCAVVYSSSEIFQASRDSMNRKAFRDGIKPGWHYFGRKMDVADFEWVMWFTSFRNVIIFALSGHILFGKICSMTVPQHRAVVYMLYGFLAVLSSMGPIYLMIILSHCLVLYSVALAKQKWLCYVAGLCCLASFKMEPFSSWQSGFVTGAFDLQDVLFYGGSGFTIMRCMSFALESTEKKEGIYSIFDLLKYNFYLPFFFFGPVMTFDQFLAQVSNRELRRKDDEMRNIRVHALIHAGAIIAVDIFFHFFYILTLPSDLKFMNRLSDWSLAGLAYSNLVYDWVKAAVMFGVINTIARLDHLDPPQPPKCITMLYVFAETHFDRGINDWLCKYVYDHIGENHDNIIKELVASIATFAVTTLWLGPCEIIYIWSVFNCFGLNFELWVQKFFQQAPFAKLEAKMSAAMSRRIRAVFGAVNFWAIILFNILALNSLEFALLVTKRLLQTGFPVSTLSIWFITYCGVQLIKEHERILAIKEEKSDKAKAE, from the exons ATGGGGGTTAAAGCGGTGCTTCCCAACTACGAACTGGGCTTTTATGCTCTCACTGTGACGTGCGCTGTGGTGTACAGTAGTAGTGAGATCTTCCAAGCATCCAGAG ACAGCATGAACAGAAAGGCCTTTCGGGACGGCATAAAGCCGGGCTGGCACTACTTCGGCAGGAAGATG GATGTGGCTGATTTTGAGTGGGTGATGTGGTTCACCTCGTTCAGGAACGTCATCATCTTCGCCCTCTCAGGACACATCCTCTTTGGCAAGATCTGCTCCATGACGGTGCCACAG CACCGGGCTGTGGTGTACATGCTGTATGGGTTCTTGGCCGTGCTGAGCAGCATGGGGCCCATCTACCTGATGATCATCCTCTCCCACTGCCTCGTCCTGTACTCTGTTGCACTGGCCAAGCAGAAGTGGCTCTGCTACgtggctgggctctgctgtctTGCCTCCTTCAAGATGGAGCCATTTAGCTCGTGGCAG AGCGGGTTTGTAACGGGAGCTTTTGATCTTCAAGATGTCCTTTTCTATGGAGGAAGTGGGTTCACCATCATGCGCTGCATGAGCTTTGCACTTGAGAGCACTGAGAAGAAAGAGGGCATCTACTCCATATTTGACCTCCTCAAGTACAACTTCTACCTCCCATTCTTCTTCTTCGGGCCTGTCATGACGTTTGACCAGTTCCTTGCCCAG GTGAGCAACCGAGAGCTAAGGCGCAAAGACGATGAGATGAGGAACATCCGGGTCCATGCCCTCATCCATGCTGGGGCCATCATTGCTGTGGACATCTTCTTCCACTTCTTCTACATCCTCACTCTCCCTTCTGACCTGAAGTTCATGAACCGCCTCTCGGATTGGTCCTTGG CTGGCCTGGCCTACTCCAATTTGGTGTATGACTGGGTGAAAGCTGCCGTCATGTTTGGGGTGATCAACACCATTGCCAGACTGGACCATTTGGACCCACCCCAGCCTCCAAAATGCATCACCATGCTTTATGTCTTCGCAGAAAC GCATTTTGACAGAGGGATTAATGACTGGCTATGCAA GTACGTGTATGATCACATTGGAGAGAACCATGACAACATCATTAAGGAGCTTGTGGCTTCCATTGCCACCTTCGCAGTCACCACCCTGTGGCTAGGACCATGTGAGATCATTTACATCTGGTCTGTCTTCAACTGTTTTGGCCTTAACTTTGAGCTTTGGGTGCAGAAGTTCTTCCAGCAGGCGCCCTTTGCCAAACTGGAG GCCAAAATGTCAGCGGCCATGTCTCGGCGGATTAGGGCAGTTTTTGGGGCTGTGAATTTCTGGGCCATCATCCTCTTCAACATCCTAGCCCTCAACAGCCTGGAGTTTGCGCTGCTGGTGACCAAGAGACTTCTCCAGACAG GTTTCCCTGTCAGCACCTTGTCCATCTGGTTCATCACATACTGTGGAGTGCAGCTGATCAAAGAGCATGAGCGCATCCTGGCCATCAAGGAGGAGAAGAGTGACAAAGCAAAGGCGGAGTAG